Part of the Nostoc sp. ATCC 53789 genome, AAACGACCACCACTCTCTGTTGATGGCAAACATTCCCACTGTTCCACTACTCGAAAGCTCAAGCAATACAAAGCAGCTCTTGATGCTATCCCGTGAAGCAATTTCATAAAATATGTTATTTGTCAATATTGAGAGGGCTGGTTAAACTACCTTATTAAATATCTGGAACTAGCTGATATAAGAATATACTTTAATTTTTATTCGCGCAGCGTGGTGTAGCTATACTTACTTGCGTGGCTAGGTAAGAGGCAATAGGAAAGAAGGCTTTTTGAGTTGTACGGAGTTTTTTCAAAAATCAAATATGAGTTCTATATCATCCAAGGTACTAAATAGGAAACAGTTCTGTTAGGTTGGGTCGCACTCTTGGGAATAATACTACTTGGGGGATAGTCTCAATATACCTCAGTGAGAGTACTGTATTATATACTTCTTTTCTGTAACAGCTAATACTAAATCATGAAATTGTATTTTATACAGGTATTGTTGGTCAAATTTAGACAATTATCAACTGAGATATTGGCTGGAACATAGTTATTCTAGGTTTTGTGCTTGCTAATCGTTAAATTATATAAATATAATTTACACTAAAACATATCAGTATTTTAACTGTTGTCTTACCTGTTAATACTTACTTAATATGTAGCACAATCTTTTTAATTATCTTAGCCATTGTGAAATCTCTTCTACAGACTTACTTAGAACAAGAAATTTGGATATTAGTACGAGAGAAGTGGTATTTCGCCACAATTATTGGAGTTTGGGATGATTTGTTGTGGTTTAAACATAGAACTTACAACAAAGATACAGAAGAGGATACTCTCTGGGAAATGGTTGTAAAAATAAGTGAAGTAGTTGCTATTGATAAAGTTAGGTCTGTTATTAGTAGAAAACCAGACGTGCTGATTTCACGGCTACTAGAAACTGAGCAAGGTACAAACGATCATCATCAAGATCATGAACATTAATTAGCTTAATAGTAAAAATACTTGCTTGTCTCCTAACATTAACTGATAAAACTTGAGACAAGCGGTATAAATAAGTAAGCTAAGAGAATAAAGATATTCGCACAACGGATCTTTAATAATAATCTGATAGACTATCTTAAATTTGAAATTATAAAAGCTGGTAGCTCAGGGCTGATAACTAAATATGAGTGAAGCCTTATTCTGTATCGAAAATCTGCGAGTTGCCTATCCTCAACGGAGTGGAGAAGAGGCAAGCTGGGCGGTTGATGATGTATCTTTCACCTTGCAACCAGGTGAAAGAATGGGATTGGTAGGAGAGTCAGGTTGTGGTAAGTCAACTATCGGGCGGGCAGTAATGCGTTTACTACCAGCCTCTAGTTGTGTTGAAGGAAAGGTGACATTTCAAGGACAGTCGGTGCTTGACTTGATGCCTAACCAGTTGCGGAAATTTCGAGGAGAGGCGATCGCATTAATTTTTCAAGATCCTATGACACGCCTCGATCCGTTGATGACGATTGGTAAACATTGTATCGAAACCCTTCAGGCGCACTCACCAGAATTATCAACGCGGGAAGCCAAAGAAAAAGCACTTGCTACTTTGGCGAAGGTGAATATCCCCGCTAGTCGCTGGAATCAGTATCCCCACGAATTTAGCGGTGGAATGCGCCAACGGGTAGCGATCGCTTTAGCTTTACTCCTCAACCCCAAGTTAATTGTTGCCGATGAACCCACCACCAGTTTAGATGTCACCGTCTCCGCGCAGATATTGAAAGAATTAACTCGCCTGTGCGGTGAAGAAAACATGGGATTGTTGCTGATTTCTCACGATTTAGCAATGGTGGCTGAGTATTGCGATCGCATTGGCGTGATGTACCAGGGCAAAATGGTCGAAATGGGTTCTACAGAAACCGTCTTTAGACAACCTCAACATGAATACACGCGATCGCTCTTAAAAGCAGCTTTACACATTCAAGCAGTAAACGATGATGGAGAATTGATAATTGCCAACGACTCAGAAAAGCAATTACCGATTATTAATAAGCAATCTCCAATTTTGAGTATTACAGAACTCAAGCAATACTACACCATAGAACCTAACTTTATCGAACGACTGTTTAACACACAAGCGCAGACAATTAAAGCAGTAGATGGTATCAATCTGGATATTTATCCAGGAGAAATTCTCGGCTTAGTCGGTGAATCAGGTTGCGGTAAAAGCACACTATCACGAACAATCCTGCAATTAATTCGTCCCACCAGTGGCAAAGTTAAATTTTTAGGACAAGATTTAACTACACTGTCACCTCAAGAAATTCGCTCCTCACGGCGACAAATCCAAATGGTTTTTCAAGATCCCCATGCTTGTCTCAATCCAGCGATGACTGTGGGACAAAGTATCGCCGATCCTTTATTTATCCACAATTTAGCCAATCCTGTTAAGGCAAAAGAACAGGTTTTGTGGATGCTAGAGAAAGTTGGGTTAACACCCTCAGAAGTATATTATGAGCGTTATCCATCAGATTTATCTGGGGGACAACAGCAAAGAGTTGCGATCGCTCGTGCTTTGATTACTCATCCTAAACTTTTGATTTGCGATGAACCTGTGAGTATGTTAGACGCTAGCGTGCAGTCGCAAGTCCTAGATTTGATGTTGCAA contains:
- a CDS encoding ABC transporter ATP-binding protein, with translation MSEALFCIENLRVAYPQRSGEEASWAVDDVSFTLQPGERMGLVGESGCGKSTIGRAVMRLLPASSCVEGKVTFQGQSVLDLMPNQLRKFRGEAIALIFQDPMTRLDPLMTIGKHCIETLQAHSPELSTREAKEKALATLAKVNIPASRWNQYPHEFSGGMRQRVAIALALLLNPKLIVADEPTTSLDVTVSAQILKELTRLCGEENMGLLLISHDLAMVAEYCDRIGVMYQGKMVEMGSTETVFRQPQHEYTRSLLKAALHIQAVNDDGELIIANDSEKQLPIINKQSPILSITELKQYYTIEPNFIERLFNTQAQTIKAVDGINLDIYPGEILGLVGESGCGKSTLSRTILQLIRPTSGKVKFLGQDLTTLSPQEIRSSRRQIQMVFQDPHACLNPAMTVGQSIADPLFIHNLANPVKAKEQVLWMLEKVGLTPSEVYYERYPSDLSGGQQQRVAIARALITHPKLLICDEPVSMLDASVQSQVLDLMLQLKEEFELTYLFITHDLWLARFLCDRIAVMNGGKIVELGLTKTIFANPQHPYTKTLLAAAPLLARA